Proteins encoded by one window of Labrus bergylta chromosome 2, fLabBer1.1, whole genome shotgun sequence:
- the LOC136181139 gene encoding NLR family CARD domain-containing protein 3-like, producing MKQEELADCLQSRTFGAVCQQKLKSNLKEKFQCVFEGIAKAGNPTLLNQIYTELYITEGGTGEVNDEHEVRQIETASRKPHRPETTIRQEDIFKVSPGRDEPIRRVMTKGVAGIGKTVLTQKFTLDWAEDKDNQDIHFTFPFTFRELNVLKKKKFSLVELVHHFFPETKEAGICRFEEFQVVFIFDGLDECRLPLDFKNNETLTDVTESTSVDVLLTSLIRGKLLPSARLWITTRPAAANQIPPECVDMVTEVRGFTDPQKEEFFRKRFRNEDRASRIISHIKTSRSLHIMCHIPVFCWITATVLEDVLNTRTRGVLPKTLTEMYIHFLVVQSKLKNIKYDGGAETDPHWSPESRKMIKSLGKLAFEQLQKGNLIFYDSDLTECGIDIRAASVYSGVFTQIFKEERGLYQDKVFCFIHLSVQEFLAALHVHLTFINSGVNLMSEDQTTSRWSKGFREKPDPTHLYQSAVDQALQSPNGNLDLFLRFLLGLSLETNQNLTRGLLTHTGSGSKTNQETVKYIKEKISEDLSAEKSINLFHCLNELNDRSLVEEIQQSLRSGRLSTDKLSPAQWSALVFILLSSEKDLDVFDLKKYSASEEALLRLLPVIKA from the exons atgaagcaggaggagctggctgactgtctgcagagca gaacgTTTGGTGCAGTGTgccaacaaaaactcaaatctaacctgaaggagaagttccagtgtgtgtttgaagggattgctaaagcaggaaacccaacccttctgaaccagatctacacagagctctacatcacagagggagggactggagaggtcaatgatgaacacgaggtcagacagattgaaacagcatccaggaaaccacacagaccagaaacaaccatcagacaagaagacatctttaaagtctcacctggaagagatgaaccaatcagaagagtgatgacaaagggagtggctggcatcgggaaaacagtcttaacacagaagttcactctggactgggctgaagacaaagacaaccaggacatacacttcacatttccattcactttcagagagctgaatgtgctgaagaagaaaaagttcagcttggtggaacttgttcatcacttctttcctgaaaccaaagaagcaggaatctgcaggtttgaagagttccaggttgtgttcatctttgatggtctggatgagtgtcgacttcctctggactttaaaaacaacgagactctcactgatgtcacagagtccacctcagtggatgtgctgctgacaagcctcatcagggggaaactgcttccctctgctcgcctctggataaccacacgacctgcagcagccaatcagatccctcctgagtgtgttgacatggtgacagaggtcagagggttcactgacccacagaaggaggagttcTTCAGGAAGAGATTCAGAAATGAGGATCGGGccagcagaatcatctcccacatcaagacatccagaagcctccacatcatgtgccacatcccagtcttctgctggatcactgctacagttctggaggatgtgctgaataCCAGAACGAGAGGTgtgctgcccaagaccctgactgagatgtacatccacttcctggtggttcagtccaaactgaagaacatcaagtatgatggaggagctgagacagatccacactggagtccagagagcaggaagatgattaagtctctgggaaaactggcttttgagcagctgcagaaaggaaacctgatcttctatgactcagacctgacagagtgtggcatcgatatcagagcagcctcagtgtactcaggagtgttcacacagatctttaaagaggagagaggactgtaccaggacaaggtgttctgcttcatccatctgagtgttcaggagtttctggctgctcttcatgtccatctgaccttcatcaactctggagtcaatctgatgtcagaagatCAAACAACATCCAGGTGGTCTAAAggattcagagaaaaacctgacccaacacatttatatcagagtgctgtggaccaggccttacagagtcctaatggaaacctggacttgttccttcgcttcctcctcggtctttctctagagaccaatcagaatctcacacgaggtctgctgacacacacaggaagtggctcaaagactAATCAGgaaacagtcaagtacatcaaggagaagatcagtgaggatctgtctgccgagaaaagcatcaatctgttccactgtctgaatgaactgaatgatcgttctctagtggaggagatccaacagtccctgagatcaggacgtctctccacagataaactgtctcctgctcagtggtcagctctggtcttcatcttactgtcatcagaaaaagatctggacgtgtttgacctgaagaaatactctgcttcagaggaggctcttctgaggctgctgcctgtgatcaaagct